DNA sequence from the Vicia villosa cultivar HV-30 ecotype Madison, WI linkage group LG3, Vvil1.0, whole genome shotgun sequence genome:
CAGCTTTTGTTCCTTCAGATACGGCATGCTTGGCCAACTCTCCAGGAAGAACAAGCCTAACAGCGGTCTGAATTTCCCTTGAAGTAATCGTCGGCTTCTTGTTGTATCTTGCAAGTCTGGAAGATTCGGCAGCAAGCTTCTCGAAGATGTCGTTGATGAAACTGTTCATGATTCCCATGGCCTTGCTTGAGATACCAATGTCTGGGTGAACTTGCTTCAGAACTTTGAAGATGTAGATCTTGTATGTCTCTACGCTCTTcttgtttctcttcttcttcttgtccCCGGCGGCAGCACCACCGTCCTTGGGGAGCTTCTTTCCGGCCTTTGGCTTCTTCTCAGCCGGAGTTTTCTCGGCTACGGTAGACTTCTTCTCCTCTACGGGTTTCTTCTCCGCTGGCTTCTTCTCTCCCTTTGGCGCCATTGAAGGATTTGAGAATTTGAAATTTCGGTAAAAAAATTTAGGGTTTGGAATTAGGAATGAAATAAGACGCAGAAAATGAGGTTGGGAGAAAATAAGGACCGAGAGGATTTATATATAAGATGTTTTTCGCGTTGTTATTGGCTTATGTGCTTATTCACAGATCGTTGACGTGGAACTTCTTTAGCCGTTACATTGTGCGTAATAGACGGTCACGATCTTGCTTTGACTCAACTATATTGAAGATGCTATGGGTGATGATTATGGATATATGCGGATCCGCTTTAATTTAATGATTTTAATCCCAACAAAACTATTTTCTGAACTTTGACCGTTGTTTAAATAAAGCATAATTATCTATTAGAATTTagaaacttttaatttttttaatgggttcttaaaacatgtttttagaaaattataaaaatttatttataacctTTTTTAATTATAGAATGAATTAAATATAATACTTTATAAAGATCATGCACTTATCCATGTATAAATATCAACAAAAATGTAAGGTGATTTTTTCCTAGTTTGTTCCGTAGCAGCATGGTTGTTCCTGAGTTTCAAAAGGCCCGAGGCAAATAATAAAATGGACTTTAGtaaaaaattgaataattaatcaaaattagaATCGTCTCATACAATTATTTTTCATAACTTTtttgtgtaaattttttttatttattgaatttttatcataTCTAAGAATTATTAGATCAATCATACGTGTCTGAcagataaaaaatataaatgcACAAATAATACTTATTTACAggtacatataaataaataatttttgtaCAAAACATATATTAATACATGATTTTTCTAAGGATATAACTTTAAAAGAATACTCAAAATTTTACATTAGTTATATAGtagtataaataaaattgaaataataaaaaaaaattaaatactaatTTAAGAGGTGTGAAATGGTGGATATCATAGGTATCATTTATTTCTATAATTTTTGAATGAATTGAtgttttaaaacaattaattgaaaaaaGTGTGACATTATCTTTTGGTACCTAGGTTAATTTATTTACGTTcgaccaatttaattaaataatctgAACAATAAATATATACAGCCTTAAcactatttatatttttaaaatacccAATATATAATTTAAGGCCCCTAAATTTTTGAGATCCTGGGTTGTGGTCTGCTTGCCCTGACGCAGGACCGGCCTTGCGTAGCATAACTATAATGAATTGATAAGTGAGGATATAGAGTTTGTCGTAGTGGTTGTGTTTTTGATGAGGTCAAAAGGGGATAATTTGCACTGTTAGCGGTTACATTGGATTTGACAGGTAGCAAAAAGTAGTTTTGCAAAACAAGAGTTTGTAACTCATGTCTCGGTTCGACCATCGAACATGAATAGGGATGTCAATTTACATTTGTTAATGAAAATCTCTCTGAGAATTATTTGTTCGAAGCATTGGAATTGTGGATTTTTTTCTTTGTGGaaatggagggaaaagttccACTGAAGACACTTTGGGACGAAGATTGGGAAAGTATCACCCATCCCGTGGATTCCCCAACTCCGACCATATTATTtaactttatattttatatattatataataaataattatataattttaaaaaaaatagtaatgtATTATAAAATGAAGAGTAATTAGtggatcattttatttttatgtttcatTGTATAATTGTATAATATTTTTGTGTTGTTCCATAACGGAACCATAATTGATTAACAAGTGAGGATGCATAGCTTGTTACTGTGGTTTTGAGCTTTTGATGCGGTAGAGAGGGGGTTGACTTACAAGATTAACACTCCAACGCACAAGTCAATATGAGAGTCAAAATAAATGTAAGAgagagaatgaatttgaatacctgaaaaataacatgtttttcttataaattgaAAAAAGGCTGGTAACTAAaagcatggataatggttagccgTCCGATTGATCTAGACTATTAGCAAAGTCCTTGCAATTGATCTAGCCTATTAGCAAAGTCCTTGCATACAGAATTACCTACTCAAAGTAGAAAAAGAGACTACATGTTCTCCATTTCATTCTCATTTCTCTATTATCAAGTCTTTATCCATGAGTCGGCCCAAAACATATAATAAACTATTTACTatacttttataaataaaaagtattataggtgaatattaatattatatgattttatttagtAAGAGgaaaaatatatacatttaatagatttattattttatttttatccggatgtaaaaaaatattatttaaaaatattgcaAGTATCATAGATGTTAAATTATGTTGTGAAATAATCTTTCGGTCTGAAATTATAAGTcactttgttaaaaaaatatgtcTCAAATTATAAATCATTTTACAATTCTAatacagtagaaactctttaaattaatactcgataaattaataaactctctaaaataataaatttgtccggtcccgacttgggccaatgtaaaaaattaaaaaactcgataaaataataagataataatttttcgggagatccctttataattttcggtcccaagaaaatcataaattaataattcatagaaactgaaaaaaaatatattacactCTATTGAAATATAATTCAATAGTTGTCTGTTTTACTTTAAAGTTCAAGTCTATTTGGAGCTCATCTCTAACTTTTCTTATTGCATCCAATAGCATATGAACACAGTAGTTACTAATTTATGTTGAGTCCAGAGGTTCGATGCAACGTAATTCTAAGAGGCATAGACTAATTTGCCTTTTTGTTTGGTATGTATAATATAATTACttaaaaactctttaaattaataattattaatttatcgataaattaataactctctaaattaataaatttctccGGTTCtgacattattaatttaaagagtttctactgtaCATCATTaatgacttttttttttgtaatataacTTTTACTATTtaattctctttcttctttcaattcttttAATTTCGACTTCCAATATAATTATTGAAGGACATTTATGTAAATTCTTACATATTTCACTTTCTCATAAAGAAATAATTATATTTCTTAATTCGTGTTTAATGGCCAAAATGTCTTACAATTTATGATAGAAGGAGTATATTTTTAGCATGAAGTATAATCTTTATTGAGATTGCATTTtcgttatttttttttattttgttagtatttttttgaaataaagaaTGCTTGCAAAAGAAGCAAGCcccaagaaaatatataaaataaagagaaaaacaatacaaagaaaataggagGCAAAGACCTGGCCTTCAAAAGGACCTAACTAAATTTAAAGAAGGGCAATTCCAATATATTTTTAGTAAAATCTTCTCTAAGTTGAGGAGACATTTTAAACCATCAAGTGTATTAAAGGCCAGAGAGTGACCTAAGTTTGCAAGTTTGACAACATAATAGTTCTCTTCTCTATAAACGTGAATAACAATGAAAGTCATAGATGATATAAAATGAAGCCAATAATTCTCTCATCTATTTCTTAGTTGCCAAGTAATAACTTTAGATGATTTGAAAGCTAGAAAACCAATATAGAATTAGTTTTCAACCAAAGATTAAACCAACCTTTTTTATTATCTATCTACTACATACACTGCTCCATTAAATTTAGCGACCAAAGATTTTGAAACTCCTAAATTGTAAGCAAAAGCTCCAAGAAACTTAGCTTTGAATAGACCACCACAAGAAGATGGTCCAGAGTTACCAATTGAAGCATCATCGCTATTGCACTTAGGGtagtgctatttagtacgaagcaatttgaagaagaaatgcaagaatgaataTGTATCACTATTTTAGTggtgaattttaaattaattttaaatttaatttcctttttaattaggatcatggggttgtgatgataataaatggtttgaatttattcttgtttttccaTTTTCTTACTAATAAGAATTTTTCTTCCCCTTAACCCAATTGAAAGTTGGAGGATGAGTATTCTTTAACTTAACATTGATAACTTTTATTATAAcaaattcaataataaaaaaactggCACACAAGATATTATTATTTTCAGAGAAAGAAACTCCTATGATGATGAGGCTCTACAATCCTATCATAAAATCTATGTTGGTTTCTACAATACCAAATCACACTAAAACAATTTATGATGGCTGCCACCCACGACAACTAATTCATAAAGAGGAGACCAATTTTTAGAGCAAAGCTTTAGAGGATCATTTAAGACAATAAAATTGCATTAAAAATTTAGGATAGAACCTAACCAATACCAAAAGTGCTTAttaaaaatagggttaaataagtttttggtccctataaatatctcaaatttcgtttttagtccctataaaaaaaatgtcgacatttagtccctataaaattactttttcattcacttttagtccctctacagggaccaaaagtgaatgaaaaagtaattttatagggactaaatgtcgacattttttttatagggactaaaaacgaaatttgagatatttacagggaccaaaaacttatttaacccttaaaaatacaatctaaaaaaatgtgattggaaATTTCTGAAGCAACACCACAGAGATTGCATTCGGAAGGAAGGTTGCAGCCTCTCTAAGATAGGTTGTCTTATGTTGGACACTTACCATGCAATCATGTCTAGAGAAGAATAGATTTGGACTCGGGAATAGTTGCATCCTAGATAAGCTTGACCCAATTAACATGATGACCAACAAGACAATAAAAACTATAGGCATCTAGCTCACCATCATGCAAATGGTTCCACATGTACTTATAATCTTTATCAACCAAAGAGATGGTGATCTTGTCAGCTAGGGATTGAAGGGCTGAATAGGCAAGCAGAAGTTCAAAAGGAAAGTTCAACTTTTCATTAGAAATAAAACCGCTAACAGTAGAATGCAATAGAGGATGCAGATTATGAAAAAAATTTACAGGATATTGATCAAAGATTCACCACACCAAGAGTGCAACCAGAAATTAATATTTTCACCATTTCAACTAGCCATTCCTTAattcaaagaataaaataaagataTTGCAAACACAACAATCATTTGTATGCTTAAAAGACAAATTCAATTCATCCCCTCATTagattttcaaaagaaaattacACACTAATTCAGACCTAATACCAAGAGAGATAAACATTAACAAGATCCACTACTGAAACAATCCTACAAAGTATACACTTTAAGAACTTGTAAACTTGGTGACAGCCTTTGTTCCTTCAGAAACAGCATGCTTGGCCAACTCTCCAGGAAGAACAAGCCTAACTGCAGTCTGAATTTCCCTCGAAGTAATCGTCGGCTTCTTGTTGTACCTCGCAAGTCTGGAGGATTCAGCAGCAAGCTTCTCGAAGATATCGTTGATGAAACTGTTCATGATTCCCATGGCCTTGCTTGAGATACCAATGTCAGGGTGAACTTGCTTCAGAACTTTGAAGATGTAGATCTTGTATGTCTCCACGCTCTTcttgtttctcttcttcttcttgtctcCCGCGGCAGCACCACCGTCCTTTGGGAGCTTCTTTCCGGCCTTTGGCTTCTTCTCGGCTGGAGCTTTCTCGGCTACTGTGGACTTCTTCTCCTCTGCGGGTTTCTTCTCTGCGGGCTTCTTCTCTCCCTTTGGCGCCATTGAAGGAATTgggaatttgaaatttccggGGGAAATTAGGGTTTGGAAAGTGATGTAAGATGCAGGAAATGAGTTTGAAGGAAAATTATAATCGAGAGGATTTATATATAAGATGGTTCTCGCGTTGTTATTGGCTTATGTACTTATTCACGGATCGTTGACATGGAACTCCTTTAGCCGTTGCACTATGAGTGATAGACGGTCAGATCTTGCTTTGATTCAAGGATCTTGAAGATGCTATGGGTGATATGATTATGGATCCGGATCTCCTTTAATTTAATCCCTACGAATTACTATCTTCTAAATTTTctagagaaaaaaaaattaggCTAAATTATTTTCGGgacctttaagttatttaattataataaatgattcttttatattttttttattatagggAGGTCTTTTGTAAGCGGATCAGAAAATTTAATTAAATCGATAATTCaaactaaatcaaattaaatcgaaATAAAATTGATTGTTATTGGTTTGGTtctaaaatcgaaccaaaccaataaaaatcgatgtggtttggttcggttctcagttttagtttttaaaaaccgAACAATGGAAACAATGAcgctttaaatattttatttcatccataattaaactcaatttttttatttgtccAACCATTATTCGTCTTTGTTTATACTTCATTCCTTTCAGCAAAACACGCAGTTAGAACCAAACTCTAAAACATAGAAAATGGAAACCATAAGTTGCAAAAAACATGTTTTCACTGAATTGTTGTCTGCAACCATTGTTCCTCTCACTACCACCTTTGTGATATTTTATGGTGGTCTTCTTCGTGTTCTAGTTCTCTtagttaattttcatattttttaccttttttattttttcttcttcaacaaaatttcttctagtcttgttacaaaatagttttgatgtgtgtttgaggtgtgaaacatgttaatttaTGTGTATTTTGTTGTGTTAAATTTGTTAagctttgaaatttctttctaacaTTCTCATGTCAagtgttaacttttatatttgatagtgaacttatttcatgatgcaatGAAAATCATGTCATTGTTTCGTATgggttaatagcataaaatacaccaaaaaatacGATAGTGGAGAATATATTGATGaacataatgttttaaaaaataaacattgtaAACCGATCTTCCAAATCGGTTAGTTTTGTTTggtttcatttttgaaaaatgttgaaaaccaaaccaaaccaaaccgatgaaAATACTATCGGTTCGGACCTTTTTTTGTACAAAAACTAATCCAAACCGATTTGATTACACCCCTAGactcttataaaaaaattatgaaaaaattcttaaaaatatttcttctcattttacaaattgattaaaaattatgTAAGCTATCAATATATTTATCCTAtttcaattattaaaaatttattatttattaatataattttaattaaattcataGTTTCAACAAGTTAGATCGGTCTAACTTTAAAGTTGCGCATTTTTTAGCGTGGGTATGTAATTTCTCAATTTTAATGAtatttgcttttataaaaaaatagtttgaacATCAACTTTGGACATTCATatctgaaaacaaaaacaaaattagtgttcattttttgaaaatcacaacaacaaaaaatctggattttttaaaatctcttaaatattttttttgacaattttttaaagttatataaaaatatattttttaaatatctcTCACTCTCTTTCTCTTTTATGACTCCTTAAAGGTTTATGTTTCTGAGTCTTGCAGCCTATTTGGCTGCATTCAAAGGATAACAATCAAGGTCAGCATTAACATTATCTTTGAAATGGTATAATCTTTCTACTTGACTTATCACGAGTCAAATGAAAATTCAGAAGTCATTGTAAAATTTTCCTCACTAGAAAAAGGATTATAAGCCTTAGTTTCCTCCTCGTCCATATTCTCCATTGCAAGAGCCTCAATCTCAAACTAAGTCTTATCTGCCATGGTTTCTAACATATTCATCTCTATAACTTTACTCTTCCTCTCTCTTTACGGGTCTCAGTGAAAGTAACATATTTGCTTATTATGAACTTTGATCCTCTAGGTTCCTTTTCACATAGTTTGAAGCCATTCATATATTCTAGATAAACATTGAAGACTCACAACACAACCTTACCATCAAACTAGACTAGTTTGATTCGCGGGAAATTTTTTTTGAAGGCCTTCAAATTAGATTAGTTTATTGGTTTCCTACTTCACACCTCCATATGTTTCTAGAAGTTTACCCTTGTGAATTTACATACTCTGACCATGTAAGCTTCTTTGGCATCGATTAGAACAAGTTCACCATCTTTCAATTTCAAAGTCTCAAAGTATTATTTTCTTTGACACATATGATAAGAGCATCTTGAGTTCATGACCCAACTTTTTCAGTTTCCAAACACGACACCACCAATGCACCAACACTCTTATGACCATACTCATCCTCATttgagaaaattaaattattaacatAATCATCCTTTCTTCCCATCTCATGACAATCCTTCTAAAAGTGACCAGTTTTTCatatatcaaaaatattttcttcttctcaagacAATTCTTCTTGAAATGACCAATTCCTCAACAAATGCGTCCAACAATGAAGTTTTTGAGGTTTCAACCACAATTGCCAATATTAAGGTGGCTTCGAGAGATCAAAATAATATTACTCAAGATAAGTATGATCATCTTATATCATTGCTccaacaaaaaaaattagttgcCTCAACGTCTAATGTTGGTTCTAGTTTCAACTAACGCACTCCTACTTTTATGGCTCATTCTGGTCTTTCGCCAAATGGGTCATCTACCTTAGGTgtccataatatcatatagatctgTTAAAATGGGCTATCTGGCCCTAAACAGGCTAGCCATGGCGGACCTCGGGCTTTTTAGGGTTGAGCCAAAAAAACTCATttaaatatggactcaaaattcATTACCCGAGCACGACACTAGACGGGTTAcgggctacccgaccctaaacgagccttttgtaataacttttttattaaaaaattaaatgagaatttcataatatttattataaatataatatataaattatattattttaaatataatatatttgtaagtacaataatatttaaaataatattttaacataTTTTGAAATACAATACAAATTTGAAAGTGTTCTAAATAATACACACATGTTTAACATAACacaaattaatagaataaaaaaaatatgaagtgAATAGTgagataattaaatattaatttgattttattaatttgtaatatttaacATGTAAagattgaaaatattaaaagagataAAATTTAATGAAATGAGGTAATTCAATGTATTATTTTTCAGTGAAACAACGTAAAGTTTAGaataatttctaaaaaattaattacGCGGGCTAACCCTAATGAATACTGAGTTTTTTAGGACCGGATTAAGAAAGCTCATATACAATCAAGCTCCAATTGTAAGGCCTAAGCATATTAATTAGAGAATTTCTTTTTaaacctcctaaccttcttaggGGTCTCTGGCGAAATTCCTTTTTTATTCTCAGAATTcatagatgcatctccgaacgcaccacatttcatttttttagaggtgctttcggagatgtatttctgaATTCAACCATTGGTGGATTTCAGAGTTACATCTCTGAAATACAATTTCCAGAAACAAAACCTAAAAACCAGAGACACTTAACATAAATTTAACATAAATGCTCCAAATTACATAGATATTGAAACAAAAAATTTACATTACATATTGTTATAAACGGGTAGCTGAGAACGTTACAACATTTTAACGACATCTTCTCCAGATCTCTAAATCTTCGCATTGACTTCAATTGGACCCTTAGTGGAGTATTGGCAAAAAGTACTCCACATAACCTTTAAATCGTCATCCGTCTTCAGTGCAAACTTGATGAACTGCACATTTCCTTTAGTGTCGGTGAACGATAATCGAGCTTGACTACCTTCTAATTTTTTAGATATTGCAGGAGAGAATTGAGTATGGTAATCAGCTTGGTGAACGACATGTCCTCGGAGAACCTAAACTGAAGTGACAGTTTTGTACCATTGAAGTAAACAAAAGCAAGGTGAGGATATGTTTGGGTTAGAGACATAtcttttattttcagatatgcatatccgaaacattccctggttgatttttttataaacaattcaAAAATGTATTTATGAATTATGCAGAATCAGAAACATAAATTAATTAGGCAGAATCAACACCATGGAAATGTAAAATCAACTAAATCGGAAAAAGTAAGCGCGGTAAAATGTTGAatagatatattatatatgtattga
Encoded proteins:
- the LOC131661194 gene encoding probable histone H2B.1 translates to MAPKGEKKPAEKKPAEEKKSTVAEKAPAEKKPKAGKKLPKDGGAAAGDKKKKRNKKSVETYKIYIFKVLKQVHPDIGISSKAMGIMNSFINDIFEKLAAESSRLARYNKKPTITSREIQTAVRLVLPGELAKHAVSEGTKAVTKFTREKKPAEKKPVEEKKSTVAEKTPAEKKPKAGKKLPKDGGAAAGDKKKKRNKKSVETYKIYIFKVLKQVHPDIGISSKAMGIMNSFINDIFEKLAAESSRLARYNKKPTITSREIQTAVRLVLPGELAKHAVSEGTKAVTKFTSS